In Mytilus galloprovincialis chromosome 1, xbMytGall1.hap1.1, whole genome shotgun sequence, the following are encoded in one genomic region:
- the LOC143055718 gene encoding uncharacterized protein LOC143055718: MEVNYPQDFVKCGVCNKQYTNPEQLSCFHSFCAACISQLENQRSGVVTCPRCEFEGPSQKQSDAVIRVLLGIIKGGVELCEDHHDQPYTSFCQICECVLCDKCRTDKHKGCVSVQAVRDDNIDEIINTFRAKVEKELAKSSRNVTDSYTNSVKQQQSIFKEKCEISTTVSAFYYNLKTKILQYLIEQEKMFQDYVLKHYSTLEQKLDKHIKQNKSICQRFASHADLFSVIGKAHANISYMHLYESVKKEVSNLKPEITETDTCDTVKFLPDESRLKNIFDFQLANLRLAGETITTESARTSTLCNIDELLVYPALPGARETGAISTDHSTSNEVTVNYQNTNGATPSDLDENSPTGSSELQDSDRHLPTSQLTRSPVTGSFNPIGIAVNYEDMNENAQETETEFSGNHHSTILFESDITTPSLTSQCTASPIPDNINTSSCEAVGIIDSTTNPSRGSIGPFSFYEYGDYVQQFKSQSAEDRRAGLAVGMTWVGDDRILMVDRWNHKLKLFTEKGALVSTTVVPTGGEPWDIAYINNTNPSNIHTCAVTIPTDKRVLFVRIIDKIEVSRSIVTRCGYCCLAHDKNGHTLVCGTCRPFITFPSIHIINSQGIVQMEVALDGIGNSLFEYPRSVDVTEDGEIIVCDWKKKRLLFMKTDGFILGAYQGTLDYPLKEPIGTALDGQGNVLVTDTKANRIQTISVKDRQFVTTLKLDKDLHNPREISLVKKSNCYPKIAVATDMNVVIFDLWNPVSREEPSAPPVNL; the protein is encoded by the exons ATGGAAGTGAATTACCCTCAAGATTTTGTGAAGTGTGGAGTATGCAATAAACAGTATACAAATCCAGAACAATTGTCGtgttttcattcattttgtgCGGCATGTATTAGTCAATTAGAAAATCAACGTAGCGGAGTGGTTACCTGTCCTAGGTGTGAATTTGAGGGACCGTCTCAAAAACAATCGGATGCAGTAATACGAGTACTATTGGGCATAATAAAAGGTGGTGTAGAATTGTGTGAAGATCACCATGATCAGCCATATACATCATTTTGTCAGATATGTGAATGTGTTTTATGTGACAAATGCAGGACTGATAAACACAAAGGGTGTGTGTCCGTTCAAGCAGTTCGTGATGACAATATTGATGAAATTATAAACACGTTTAGAGCCAAAGTAGAAAAAGAACTTGCAAAATCATCAAGGAATGTCACAGATTCATATACAAATTCCGTAAAGCAACAGCAGAGTATATTCAAAGAAAAATGCGAAATTTCAACAACAGTTTCAGCTTTTTACTACAATTTAAAAACGAAAATATTACAGTATCTAATTGAACaggaaaaaatgtttcaagactATGTGCTGAAACATTATTCAACCTTAGAACAAAAATTGGACAAACATATCAAGCAAAATAAATCTATTTGTCAAAGATTCGCAAGTCATGCTGATCTATTTAGCGTTATAGGTAAAGCACATGCAAACATTTCATATATGCATTTATATGAATCAGTGAAGAAGGAAGTGTCAAATTTAAAACCCGAAATAACGGAGACCGACACATGTGACACCGTAAAGTTTTTACCAGATGAATCACGattaaaaaacatatttgattttcaactGGCTAACTTAAGATTGGCAGGTGAAACTATTACAACAGAATCGGCAAGAACATCAACTCTGTGTAATATAGACGAGCTTCTGGTTTATCCAGCGCTTCCAGGTGCACGTGAAACGGGCGCCATAAGCACAGATCATTCGACTTCGAACGAGGTCACAGTAAACTATCAAAATACGAATGGAGCTACACCATCGGATTTAGATGAAAACTCGCCTACTGGCTCATCAGAGTTACAGGACAGCGATCGTCATCTACCAACGAGTCAATTAACACGATCACCAGTTACCGGATCTTTTAACCCAATTGGTATAGCTGTTAACTATGAAGATATGAATGAAAATGCTCAGGAAACTGAAACAGAATTTTCGGGTAATCATCATTCCACTATATTGTTTGAATCGGACATTACCACCCCATCACTGACTAGTCAATGTACGGCATCACCAATTCCAGACAATATCAATACATCCAGTTGTGAGGCAGTTGGTATTATAGATAGTACGACAAATCCCTCGAGAGGTTCAATAGGACCATTTAGTTTCTATGAGTATGGCGACTATGTACAACAATTTAAAAGTCAGTCTGCCGAGGATCGTCGAGCAGGGTTAGCAGTTG GAATGACCTGGGTTGGCGATGACCGTATACTGATGGTAGATAGATGGAATCACAAGTTGAAACTTTTCACTGAAAAAGGAGCTTTAGTTAGTACAACTGTAGTACCGACAGGTGGAGAGCCATGGGATATtgcatatataaataacacaaacCCCAGCAACATTCACACGTGTGCGGTTACTATACCTACGGATAAACGAGTTCTGTTCGTCCGCATCATTGACAAGATAGAAGTTTCCAGAAGTATAGTGACACGATGTGGCTATTGTTGCCTTGCCCATGACAAGAACGGTCATACTTTGGTTTGTGGTACTTGTCGGCCATTTATTACTTTTCCTTCTATCCACATTATTAACTCTCAGGGTATTGTACAGATGGAGGTTGCTTTAGATGGAATAGGAAATTCTTTATTTGAATATCCAAGGTCAGTTGATGTAACAGAAGATGGCGAAATTATCGTTTGTGATTGGAAGAAAAAACGACTGCTTTTCATGAAGACGGATGGTTTCATCTTGGGGGCTTACCAGGGTACACTTGACTACCCGCTCAAAGAACCAATTGGTACAGCTCTAGATGGACAAGGAAATGTTCTGGTAACAGATACAAAGGCAAATAGAATTCAGACAATCTCAGTCAAAGATCGACAGTTTGTTACCACCTTAAAACTAGACAAAGATTTGCACAACCCAAGAGAAATATCACTTGTAAAGAAATCTAACTGTTATCCTAAAATAGCGGTAGCAACCGACATGAATGTCGTCATTTTCGATTTATGGAACCCTGTTAGTCGGGAGGAACCATCAGCTCCACCAGTTAATCTTTAA